One Mycoavidus sp. B2-EB genomic region harbors:
- the glyA gene encoding serine hydroxymethyltransferase, which yields MFDKTKHTIANIDPELWQAIQQEDQRQEAHIELIASENYTSPAVMAAQGSQLTNKYAEGYPGKRYYGGCEYVDKVEQLALERVKKLFGAEAANVQPNSGSQANQGVFFAMLKPGDTILGMSLAHGGHLTHGSPVNMSGKWFNVVSYGLNEAEDIDYEAVAHLAKQHTPKLMIAGASAFSLQIDFARLASIAKSVGAYFMVDMAHYAGLIAAGLYPNPVPHADFVTTTTHKSLRGPRGGVILMKAEYEKAINSAIFPGIQGGPLMHVIGAKAVAFQEALAPEFKQYQQQVLDNARVLAETLVKRGLRIVSGRTESHLMLVDLRAKHITGKAAEAALGAAHITVNKNAIPNDPEKPFVTSGIRLGSPAMTTRGFKTAEAEQVGHLIADVLEAPDDAHILERVRGQVAELTKRFPVYR from the coding sequence ATGTTTGACAAAACCAAGCACACTATTGCAAATATTGATCCTGAATTATGGCAGGCAATCCAGCAAGAAGACCAGCGCCAAGAGGCTCATATTGAGTTGATTGCATCGGAAAACTATACAAGCCCGGCGGTGATGGCCGCGCAAGGTTCGCAATTGACGAATAAATATGCGGAAGGCTATCCGGGCAAGCGTTATTACGGTGGCTGCGAATATGTCGATAAAGTTGAGCAGCTTGCGCTTGAGCGTGTCAAAAAGTTGTTTGGCGCCGAGGCAGCAAATGTACAACCGAATTCTGGCTCGCAAGCCAATCAAGGGGTATTTTTTGCGATGTTAAAGCCGGGGGATACCATTTTGGGCATGAGTTTGGCGCATGGTGGACATTTAACGCACGGCTCACCTGTCAATATGTCAGGCAAATGGTTCAATGTGGTGAGCTATGGTCTAAATGAGGCTGAAGATATCGACTATGAAGCGGTAGCCCACCTAGCTAAACAGCATACCCCAAAATTAATGATTGCAGGCGCTTCAGCGTTTTCATTGCAGATTGATTTTGCGCGTCTAGCGAGTATTGCCAAGTCGGTCGGCGCGTATTTTATGGTAGATATGGCCCATTATGCGGGCTTGATTGCGGCAGGTCTTTATCCTAATCCAGTGCCCCACGCTGATTTTGTGACAACAACAACGCATAAGAGCCTGCGTGGCCCGCGCGGGGGCGTCATTTTGATGAAAGCCGAATACGAAAAAGCGATTAACTCGGCGATTTTCCCGGGTATCCAGGGCGGCCCGTTGATGCATGTGATTGGCGCAAAAGCAGTTGCATTTCAAGAGGCGTTGGCACCAGAATTCAAGCAATATCAGCAGCAAGTGCTTGATAACGCCAGAGTGTTAGCCGAAACTTTGGTTAAGCGCGGGCTGCGGATTGTTTCGGGGCGCACTGAAAGCCATCTGATGCTGGTTGATTTGCGCGCGAAGCACATTACGGGTAAAGCGGCCGAGGCTGCCTTAGGTGCTGCGCATATCACGGTGAATAAAAATGCGATTCCCAATGACCCTGAGAAACCTTTTGTGACAAGCGGCATCCGTTTAGGTTCTCCGGCCATGACCACACGTGGTTTCAAAACCGCCGAAGCTGAGCAGGTGGGGCATTTAATTGCGGATGTGTTAGAAGCGCCTGATGATGCCCATATACTTGAGCGGGTGCGCGGTCAGGTCGCCGAATTGACCAAGCGCTTTCCGGTGTATCGTTAA
- a CDS encoding SDR family oxidoreductase: MIVLITGASAGFGQAIAKTFAQAGHRVIATARRADRLHALADEIGERLLPISLDVRDHAAIAALPGSLPPDFAEVDVLINNAGLALGVAPAQKAALEDWQTVIDTNINGLVRMTHAFLPAMVKRNRGHIVNISSIAANYAYPGSNIYGASKAFVKHFSLNLRADLAGTAVRVTDIQPGLCGGTEFSNVRFNGDDQKAATLYQNVQALTAEDIAEAIYWITNRPAHVNVNSIELMPVAQSFSALAVHRE; encoded by the coding sequence ATGATCGTACTTATTACTGGAGCTTCCGCTGGCTTTGGCCAAGCTATTGCAAAAACCTTCGCCCAGGCAGGCCATCGCGTGATTGCGACTGCACGCCGCGCGGATCGATTGCACGCGCTCGCCGACGAAATCGGCGAGCGCTTACTGCCCATCTCACTCGATGTACGTGATCACGCCGCAATTGCAGCCCTGCCTGGCTCGCTGCCGCCTGACTTCGCCGAAGTTGACGTACTCATCAATAACGCCGGTTTAGCGCTGGGCGTAGCTCCTGCGCAAAAAGCAGCGCTGGAGGATTGGCAAACCGTAATAGACACCAATATCAATGGCCTCGTACGCATGACGCATGCCTTTTTGCCCGCTATGGTTAAACGTAATCGAGGCCATATTGTAAATATAAGCTCGATTGCCGCCAATTATGCCTACCCAGGCAGTAATATCTACGGTGCCAGCAAAGCCTTCGTAAAGCACTTCAGCCTCAATTTACGCGCTGACCTAGCAGGCACTGCGGTGCGGGTTACGGACATTCAGCCGGGCTTATGCGGCGGCACGGAGTTTTCAAATGTGCGCTTTAACGGCGATGATCAAAAAGCCGCTACACTTTATCAAAATGTACAAGCGTTGACCGCAGAAGATATTGCCGAAGCGATCTATTGGATCACTAACCGCCCCGCGCACGTTAACGTCAACAGTATAGAGCTGATGCCCGTTGCGCAATCATTTAGCGCATTAGCTGTGCATCGGGAATAA
- the tolQ gene encoding protein TolQ, giving the protein MITSSTQDLSIFSLILHASVLVQAVMALLLTLSLVSWTFIFKKWFALRNARAQTERFEHDFWASGNLQALYQGTVDQRHNAGALARIFESGMREFLKTKEKNMHDASAILDGARRAMRAAFQREMDVLEANLSFLASVGSVSPYIGLFGTVWGIMNSFRGLASVQQATLANVAPGIAEALVATAIGLFAAIPAVIAYNRYAHDIDRLSIRFETFIEEFSNILQRQTHTQP; this is encoded by the coding sequence ATGATCACCTCTTCGACCCAAGATTTATCCATTTTTTCTCTTATTCTTCATGCCAGCGTCTTGGTGCAAGCCGTCATGGCATTACTGCTAACGCTCTCGTTAGTGTCATGGACATTTATCTTTAAAAAGTGGTTTGCCTTACGCAACGCGCGCGCGCAAACGGAGCGTTTTGAACATGATTTTTGGGCGAGTGGGAATTTGCAGGCTCTCTATCAGGGTACGGTTGATCAACGCCACAACGCAGGCGCGCTGGCGCGGATTTTTGAATCCGGCATGCGTGAATTTTTAAAAACCAAAGAAAAAAATATGCATGACGCGAGCGCGATTTTAGACGGCGCCCGGCGCGCCATGCGGGCTGCTTTTCAGCGCGAAATGGATGTGCTTGAGGCGAATCTCTCTTTTTTAGCGTCAGTGGGTTCTGTCAGCCCGTATATCGGTCTGTTTGGTACTGTGTGGGGCATTATGAACTCATTTCGCGGCTTAGCGAGCGTCCAGCAAGCCACGCTTGCGAACGTTGCGCCTGGCATTGCTGAAGCGCTGGTTGCAACTGCAATTGGTTTATTTGCCGCCATCCCAGCGGTAATCGCCTACAATCGCTACGCGCACGATATCGACCGGCTATCCATTCGTTTTGAGACTTTTATTGAAGAGTTTTCAAATATTTTACAACGCCAAACGCATACTCAGCCTTGA
- the tolR gene encoding protein TolR: MPATSIRSTTRSRRRAMAEINVVPYIDVMLVLLVIFMVTAPLVTPSIINLPSVGNAALAQHAPPITLNIHANGGLSIRYQNSGRMREDTLSKAELQTFLQKQQNLAPDQPVVIAADKNLQYQTVMSVMSDLKIWGIKRVGLYVQASK, encoded by the coding sequence ATGCCCGCCACTTCTATCCGATCTACGACTCGTAGCCGTCGCCGTGCGATGGCTGAAATTAATGTCGTGCCTTATATTGATGTGATGCTCGTATTACTCGTCATCTTTATGGTGACAGCACCGCTTGTGACGCCCTCGATCATCAATTTACCGAGTGTTGGCAATGCCGCGCTCGCCCAACACGCGCCTCCCATTACGCTCAACATCCACGCCAACGGAGGACTGTCGATACGCTATCAAAACAGTGGCAGGATGCGTGAAGACACGCTATCAAAAGCTGAGTTACAGACTTTCTTGCAAAAACAGCAAAACTTAGCTCCGGATCAACCCGTAGTGATCGCAGCCGATAAAAATCTCCAATATCAAACCGTAATGAGCGTGATGTCCGATCTAAAAATTTGGGGCATCAAACGCGTTGGTTTATACGTTCAAGCGTCAAAATGA
- a CDS encoding cell envelope integrity protein TolA: MKHDTPSPFLPPRERGTRRALICAVLMHTLLFAFLFYGIRWQSNPPAGAEAELWSAPPETTPKATPTSAVVEQTAPAVPSQPEQAEIALQQTQPSKPETVPQQQLAQLKQQQAAQKMQERQQHAAQEKKVREAQHKLQLAEQQKTLQAQQQARNVAKQQRQARLLALQGIAGQNPAANGISTNGSSTGAGGHSSAGYVDKVRRHVKSNMAFSADSTDGNPQAVVSVQCAPDGTILNAQITKTSGNPGWDNAVLRAVQKSDPMPRDSDGKAPSSFTFTYRLND, from the coding sequence ATGAAACACGATACTCCATCCCCATTTCTCCCGCCACGCGAACGCGGTACTCGACGCGCTCTTATCTGCGCCGTGCTCATGCACACCTTATTATTCGCTTTTCTATTTTATGGCATCCGCTGGCAAAGCAACCCGCCGGCCGGTGCCGAGGCCGAGTTATGGAGCGCCCCGCCTGAAACAACGCCCAAAGCTACGCCAACCTCCGCAGTTGTAGAGCAAACTGCGCCAGCAGTGCCCAGTCAGCCCGAGCAAGCTGAGATCGCCCTCCAACAAACCCAACCCTCTAAGCCAGAAACCGTACCGCAACAGCAATTAGCGCAACTCAAGCAACAGCAAGCAGCACAGAAGATGCAAGAGCGTCAGCAACACGCAGCACAAGAGAAGAAAGTGCGAGAAGCGCAACATAAGCTGCAACTTGCCGAACAACAGAAAACCCTCCAGGCACAACAACAAGCGCGGAACGTGGCAAAACAGCAACGCCAAGCGCGCCTCTTAGCGCTTCAAGGCATTGCCGGCCAGAACCCAGCTGCCAATGGCATAAGCACGAACGGCTCAAGCACTGGCGCAGGCGGCCACAGTTCAGCCGGCTATGTCGATAAAGTACGACGACACGTTAAATCAAATATGGCATTCAGCGCAGACTCAACGGATGGCAATCCACAAGCTGTTGTATCCGTACAATGTGCCCCCGATGGCACGATCCTAAACGCACAAATCACAAAAACTAGCGGCAATCCGGGGTGGGACAATGCCGTATTACGTGCCGTACAAAAATCTGACCCTATGCCACGCGACAGCGATGGCAAAGCTCCGTCTAGTTTTACTTTTACCTATCGCCTCAATGATTAA
- the tolB gene encoding Tol-Pal system beta propeller repeat protein TolB codes for MNLIIQFILRTVTAVCLLATTTAAHAQLKIDIAGVGSNFLPIAIANFRDESAAPQQISEIIRADLARSGRFTNLNAGLAPIAETNAVDLNSWRAKGADALVTGSVAHLADGQYEVRFRLYDTVKQQDLSGLSLVSPVSELRLSAHKIADYIYQKLLNERGIFATRISYVTRTSSGYQLQRADSDGQNTRTVLTSSEPIISPVWSPNGTKVAYVSFERKKPVIYVQDLVSEQRIIVSNQKGSNSAPAWSPDGNQLAVALSLPGNTQIYLINANGSSLRRLSNSNSIDTEPRFSPDGQSIYFTSDRGGAPQIYRMSIHGEANAGAAQRMTFKGSENTSPRLSPDGKLLAYISRVSGALKLYIQELSTGEAIALTDTNYDESPSFSANSKYILYATRVEQRGVLATVSTDGRTRQILSIKDGDIREPSWGPFTQ; via the coding sequence ATGAATCTGATTATCCAGTTTATTCTTAGAACAGTAACCGCAGTCTGCTTACTTGCCACGACAACTGCCGCGCACGCGCAACTGAAGATTGATATTGCTGGCGTTGGCTCAAATTTTTTACCAATTGCCATCGCAAATTTTCGCGATGAAAGCGCAGCGCCTCAGCAGATTAGCGAAATTATCCGCGCTGATTTAGCCCGTAGCGGCCGGTTTACCAACCTCAATGCAGGCCTTGCACCGATCGCTGAAACCAACGCCGTGGACTTAAACAGTTGGCGCGCAAAAGGCGCTGACGCCCTGGTGACCGGCAGCGTCGCCCACTTAGCCGACGGCCAGTATGAGGTGCGCTTTCGACTCTACGATACCGTCAAACAGCAAGATCTCAGCGGACTTTCGCTCGTTAGCCCAGTCAGCGAACTACGCTTGAGCGCACATAAAATCGCTGACTATATCTACCAGAAATTACTGAATGAACGCGGTATTTTTGCAACCCGAATTTCCTATGTCACACGCACCAGCAGCGGTTATCAATTACAACGCGCCGACTCAGATGGACAAAACACGCGTACCGTTCTGACCAGCTCCGAACCTATCATTTCACCAGTCTGGTCGCCCAATGGCACAAAAGTCGCTTATGTGTCATTTGAACGTAAAAAACCTGTCATCTATGTCCAGGATTTAGTTTCAGAACAACGGATCATCGTCTCAAATCAAAAAGGGAGTAATAGCGCGCCCGCTTGGTCCCCCGATGGCAATCAGCTTGCCGTCGCCCTTTCTTTGCCTGGCAACACACAAATTTACCTGATCAACGCCAATGGCAGCAGTTTACGCCGTCTCTCAAACAGCAATAGCATCGATACTGAACCACGCTTCTCTCCGGATGGGCAATCTATTTATTTCACCAGTGATCGTGGCGGCGCGCCACAAATCTATCGCATGTCGATCCATGGCGAAGCCAATGCCGGTGCTGCCCAGCGCATGACTTTCAAAGGCAGTGAAAACACTAGCCCACGCCTGAGCCCAGATGGCAAATTACTGGCATACATCTCACGCGTAAGCGGCGCACTCAAACTTTATATACAAGAGCTCAGCACAGGCGAGGCGATTGCCTTAACTGACACGAACTATGATGAATCTCCTAGCTTCTCGGCTAACAGTAAATATATTCTGTACGCAACCCGCGTAGAGCAGCGTGGCGTACTCGCTACAGTCTCTACGGATGGGCGTACACGTCAAATTCTATCGATTAAAGACGGCGATATACGCGAACCTTCCTGGGGGCCTTTTACTCAATAA
- the pal gene encoding peptidoglycan-associated lipoprotein Pal, translating to MTSKLRLVFATLLIGALAACQSGVKLDPQAGTGNSTDAAGTQTQPTDTTQTAVDPLNDPNNPLAKRSIYFELNSYTVNSEHQQLLQQHAQYLKSHPQHHILIQGNTDERGTSEYNLALGQKRAEAVRRTLSLMGVADTQIEAVSLGKEKPLAIEHNETSWAQNRRADLVYQP from the coding sequence ATGACGTCAAAGCTTCGCCTAGTTTTCGCCACTCTTCTGATTGGCGCACTCGCTGCCTGCCAATCAGGCGTGAAGCTCGACCCCCAAGCAGGGACTGGAAATAGCACCGACGCGGCCGGTACACAAACCCAGCCAACCGACACAACGCAAACTGCGGTCGACCCACTGAACGATCCAAACAACCCGCTGGCAAAGCGTAGCATCTATTTTGAACTTAATAGCTACACCGTCAATAGCGAACACCAACAACTGCTGCAACAGCATGCGCAATATCTGAAAAGCCATCCACAACACCACATTCTGATCCAAGGCAACACCGACGAACGCGGCACCAGTGAATATAATCTCGCGCTCGGCCAAAAACGCGCAGAAGCTGTACGTCGCACCTTATCTTTGATGGGAGTAGCAGACACTCAAATAGAAGCCGTCAGCCTAGGTAAAGAGAAACCTCTAGCGATTGAGCATAACGAAACTTCCTGGGCCCAAAATCGTCGCGCAGATCTCGTTTACCAACCCTAA
- the ybgF gene encoding tol-pal system protein YbgF, whose translation MTRLSLSSYFDCTRLRSALATIAVSALLLNAITPAQAGLFDDDEARRAVLDLRTRTDNLADQLSAAQRTILNQANQLEQLQQQVATLRGQNEMLANQLVDMQKAKKEFYTDLDGRLKRVEPQQQQQSPQQPASSALDPAQLEANAFKAALAQFQKGDFARAANAFKGFLWKYPKSAYQPTARYWLGNAFYALRDYKRSTEMLQSVVKEYPSHERASEALFSIAQNQFEQGQKNMARQTLRQVIAQYGASDAAKNARTKLAQIH comes from the coding sequence ATGACCCGCCTATCTCTATCTTCCTACTTTGATTGCACTAGGCTACGCAGCGCGCTCGCTACCATAGCAGTCAGTGCGCTGCTACTCAACGCAATAACGCCAGCGCAAGCTGGTCTATTTGACGATGACGAAGCACGTCGGGCAGTACTCGATTTACGCACCCGGACCGATAACTTGGCCGACCAATTATCTGCTGCACAACGCACGATTCTCAATCAAGCCAACCAACTCGAACAACTTCAACAACAAGTTGCAACTTTACGCGGCCAAAACGAAATGCTAGCTAACCAGCTAGTCGATATGCAAAAAGCCAAGAAAGAATTTTACACCGACCTCGACGGGCGTTTGAAGAGAGTTGAGCCGCAACAGCAGCAGCAGTCACCACAACAACCTGCTAGCAGCGCACTAGACCCCGCGCAACTCGAGGCAAATGCCTTCAAAGCAGCATTAGCGCAATTTCAAAAAGGCGATTTTGCACGTGCCGCAAACGCATTCAAGGGCTTTCTCTGGAAATACCCGAAAAGCGCATACCAACCTACTGCACGCTACTGGCTTGGTAATGCTTTTTATGCGCTCCGTGATTACAAACGCTCGACCGAGATGCTGCAAAGCGTAGTCAAAGAATATCCAAGCCATGAGCGCGCGTCAGAGGCTTTATTTTCAATCGCACAAAATCAATTTGAACAAGGGCAAAAAAACATGGCGCGTCAAACTTTAAGGCAAGTGATTGCACAATACGGTGCAAGTGACGCAGCTAAGAATGCGCGCACTAAACTTGCGCAAATACATTAA
- a CDS encoding O-succinylhomoserine sulfhydrylase has translation MDEFNFDTLAVRAGSLRTEFNEHSEALFLTSSFCFASAAEAAKSFANSTEEHYTYSRFANPSVDMFQRRLAALEGGEMCVATASGMSAIMAAVMGVLQTGDHLVSSRSIFGSTINMFSTLFSRFGIHTTFVDLTDHQAWQSAVRPETKMFFLETPSNPLTEIADLKKIGDIAKAANALLVVDNCLCTPALQQPLKLGADLVVHSATKYLDGQGRVLGGAIVGSKALMQEKILPFVRNTGPTLSAFNAWILLKGMETLTVRLERQSKNALTLAQWLLTQPVVDQVFYPGLPSHPQYELAQRQQRAGGALLSFEVKGATPEAKRANAWRLMDQTRLCSITGNLGDTRTTITHPATTTHSRISPQARAAAGITEGLIRLAVGLEHSDDLRQDLARGLGK, from the coding sequence ATGGATGAGTTTAATTTTGATACGCTAGCTGTTCGCGCCGGCAGCCTGCGTACGGAATTCAATGAGCATTCGGAGGCGCTTTTTTTAACCTCAAGCTTTTGCTTTGCCAGCGCTGCCGAAGCCGCTAAAAGCTTTGCCAACTCAACCGAAGAACATTACACCTATTCGCGTTTTGCCAACCCGAGCGTTGACATGTTTCAGCGTCGGCTTGCCGCACTTGAAGGCGGAGAGATGTGCGTGGCGACGGCATCTGGAATGAGCGCCATCATGGCAGCTGTCATGGGAGTGTTGCAAACAGGAGACCACCTGGTCAGCTCGCGCAGTATTTTTGGCTCGACCATCAATATGTTCTCAACACTTTTTAGTCGCTTTGGGATTCATACGACATTTGTCGATCTGACGGATCATCAGGCCTGGCAAAGTGCGGTGCGGCCTGAGACAAAAATGTTTTTTCTCGAGACTCCCTCTAATCCGCTGACGGAAATCGCTGATCTTAAAAAAATTGGAGACATTGCCAAAGCGGCAAACGCTTTGCTTGTCGTTGACAATTGCTTATGCACGCCAGCGCTACAACAACCACTCAAACTTGGCGCAGATTTGGTTGTGCATTCGGCAACAAAATATCTAGATGGGCAGGGCCGCGTATTGGGTGGCGCCATAGTGGGCTCTAAAGCCCTAATGCAAGAAAAAATCCTTCCATTTGTGCGCAATACTGGGCCAACTCTGTCCGCTTTTAACGCGTGGATACTACTCAAAGGGATGGAAACCCTGACCGTGCGGCTTGAGCGCCAATCTAAAAATGCTCTTACGCTTGCGCAATGGCTGTTGACTCAGCCAGTGGTTGATCAAGTCTTTTACCCAGGCCTGCCTTCGCACCCACAATATGAACTTGCTCAGCGGCAACAGCGCGCAGGAGGGGCATTACTGTCATTCGAGGTCAAAGGTGCTACCCCCGAAGCGAAGCGCGCCAATGCCTGGCGCCTGATGGATCAAACCCGCCTCTGTTCAATCACCGGTAATCTAGGCGACACGCGCACCACCATCACACATCCAGCGACCACCACACATAGCCGCATTTCGCCACAAGCCCGCGCGGCAGCAGGGATTACCGAAGGTTTGATTCGGCTGGCGGTTGGGCTTGAGCATAGCGATGATCTGCGGCAGGATTTAGCGCGTGGGTTGGGGAAGTAA
- the purF gene encoding amidophosphoribosyltransferase, with protein sequence MCGIVGVVSKSPVNQLLYDSLLLLQHRGQDAAGIATANGNTFYMHKANGMVRDAFRTRNMRSLPGTCGVGQVRYPTAGSVSSQEEAQPFYVNAPYGIILAHNGNLTNSRQLKDELFRIDRRHINTHSDTEVLLNVLAHELQMASAGYSLDPEMLFKAVSGVHQRVRGSYAIVAIIAGYGLLAFRDPYGIRPLCVGKLETEQGDEWICASESVAIEGLGFELVRDVAPGEAIFISFDGDFYSRQCAPAPSLNPCIFEYVYLARPDSCLDGVPVYNARLRMGDYLAQKIERVISAGDIDVVMPIPDSSRPAAMQVANRLGIEYREGFFKNRYVGRTFIMPGQAVRKKSVRQKLNAMPVEFKGRNVLIVDDSIVRGTTSQEIVQMARDAGANKVIFASAAPPVKFPNVYGIDMPTRGELVAHGRSDEEVARIIGADQLIYQDVAAMKQAVRDLNSALTSFEAACFDGRYITNDVTPDYLNSLELARLAPAALSERDANADHEKAFSQLHLQLSAE encoded by the coding sequence ATGTGTGGCATTGTAGGTGTAGTTTCAAAATCTCCGGTTAATCAGTTGCTGTATGACAGCCTGTTGTTGTTGCAACATCGTGGTCAGGACGCTGCGGGTATCGCCACAGCAAATGGCAATACCTTCTATATGCATAAAGCCAATGGCATGGTGCGTGATGCTTTTCGGACGCGTAATATGCGCTCGTTGCCTGGCACATGCGGCGTTGGCCAGGTGCGTTACCCAACGGCGGGCTCAGTCAGTAGCCAAGAAGAAGCGCAGCCTTTTTATGTGAATGCGCCATATGGGATTATTTTGGCCCATAACGGCAATTTGACGAACTCTCGGCAATTAAAAGACGAGCTGTTTCGGATTGACCGGCGCCATATTAATACTCATTCCGATACAGAAGTTTTGCTGAATGTACTGGCGCATGAATTGCAGATGGCGAGCGCGGGTTACTCGCTAGATCCTGAGATGTTGTTTAAAGCTGTCAGCGGGGTACACCAGCGTGTACGGGGTTCATACGCGATTGTCGCAATTATTGCGGGTTATGGTCTGTTAGCCTTTCGTGACCCTTACGGCATTCGCCCGCTTTGTGTGGGTAAACTTGAAACCGAGCAGGGTGACGAATGGATCTGTGCGTCTGAATCCGTGGCGATTGAAGGGCTTGGCTTTGAGTTGGTGCGTGATGTAGCCCCGGGCGAAGCGATTTTTATTAGCTTTGATGGCGATTTTTATAGTCGTCAGTGTGCGCCTGCGCCAAGCCTTAATCCCTGTATTTTCGAATACGTGTATTTGGCGCGCCCAGATTCTTGCCTGGATGGCGTGCCCGTTTATAATGCGCGGCTGCGCATGGGTGACTATCTAGCGCAAAAAATCGAGCGCGTAATCTCGGCTGGAGATATAGATGTCGTGATGCCCATACCTGATTCAAGCCGGCCAGCCGCAATGCAGGTGGCGAATCGGTTGGGCATTGAATACCGCGAAGGCTTTTTTAAGAATCGCTACGTAGGTCGTACTTTTATTATGCCGGGTCAAGCGGTGCGCAAAAAGTCAGTGCGCCAAAAGCTCAATGCGATGCCGGTTGAGTTTAAAGGCCGCAATGTGTTGATTGTCGATGACTCAATCGTGCGCGGCACAACCAGCCAAGAAATCGTCCAAATGGCGCGCGACGCGGGCGCTAACAAAGTCATCTTTGCCTCTGCAGCGCCACCGGTTAAATTTCCGAATGTCTATGGCATTGATATGCCAACCCGGGGGGAGCTTGTCGCCCACGGTCGTAGCGACGAAGAAGTGGCGCGTATCATTGGTGCCGACCAACTCATTTATCAAGACGTAGCAGCCATGAAACAAGCTGTGCGCGATTTGAATTCGGCGCTTACTTCTTTTGAAGCGGCGTGTTTTGATGGCCGCTATATAACCAACGATGTTACGCCAGATTATTTGAATAGCCTAGAGTTGGCGCGGCTGGCACCAGCAGCGCTTAGCGAGCGCGATGCGAACGCGGACCATGAAAAAGCATTTTCGCAATTGCATTTGCAATTGTCAGCGGAATAA
- a CDS encoding CvpA family protein, with translation MLTIFDFIVLLVLGFSVLRGLWRGLVAETLGLIGWIVAFIIAVKGVSRVAPYLPAHWPGGQWTQFALAFALIVIVVLLAASVLNVLLNRLVGVVGLGTLNSSLGMLFGLLRGFVLVVALAAVLASITDLPQQRFWREALLRPYVESGVRIMKRMLPDALARYVQVHHE, from the coding sequence ATGCTGACGATATTCGACTTTATTGTGTTGCTGGTGCTTGGTTTTTCGGTTTTGCGCGGCTTATGGCGCGGTTTAGTGGCTGAAACCTTGGGTTTGATTGGTTGGATCGTCGCTTTTATCATTGCCGTAAAGGGTGTGAGCAGGGTTGCGCCTTATCTGCCAGCGCATTGGCCGGGGGGCCAATGGACGCAGTTTGCATTGGCGTTTGCGCTCATTGTGATCGTTGTGTTGCTCGCCGCAAGTGTGCTGAATGTCTTACTGAACCGGCTCGTCGGTGTGGTTGGACTGGGCACGCTTAACTCATCATTGGGTATGCTTTTCGGTTTATTGCGCGGTTTCGTGCTGGTAGTCGCGTTGGCGGCAGTGCTGGCGAGCATAACGGATTTGCCCCAACAACGATTTTGGCGTGAAGCATTACTCCGTCCTTATGTAGAGTCGGGAGTGCGGATTATGAAACGCATGCTGCCCGATGCGCTAGCGCGTTATGTGCAGGTACATCACGAATGA